A portion of the Juglans microcarpa x Juglans regia isolate MS1-56 chromosome 1D, Jm3101_v1.0, whole genome shotgun sequence genome contains these proteins:
- the LOC121234245 gene encoding zinc finger CCCH domain-containing protein 11-like, giving the protein MPPKQQSKTDLAKKQKIVEDKTFGLKNKNKSKNVQKYVQNLKQSVQPKADPKVAAKQKKEEEKAKEKELNDLFKIAVSQPKVPVGVDPKSILCEFYKVGQCTKGFKCKFSHDLNIQRKGEKIDIYSDKRDQETMEEWDQETLEKVVESKKMEYNQNKPTDIVCKYFLEAVEKKQYGWFWVCPNGGKDCHYRHALPPGYVLKSQMKALLEEETEKITIEEEIENQRAKVTGSTPMTTELFFEWKKKKMEERDAGLAAQQAERAKNDRMSGRELFLSDASLFVDDAEAYEKYQREEELEAAEQKVKDNSAAGQPSTSANAVADPEEDAIDDDDDELDMDELNELEASLSRTSIQIREPGVEASS; this is encoded by the exons ATGCCGCCGAAGCAGCAATCGAAGACGGACTTGGCGAAGAAGCAGAAGATCGTGGAGGACAAGACCTTCGGGctcaagaacaagaacaagagcaaGAATGTCCAGAAGTATGTCCAAAACCTCAAGCAATCGGTCCAGCCCAAAGCCGACCCGAAAGTGGCTGCCAAG CAAAAGAAGGAGGAAGAGaaagcaaaagagaaagagCTAAATGATCTGTTCAAGATTGCAGTCAGTCAGCCCAAAGTTCCAGTTG GTGTTGATCCAAAGTCTATATTATGCGAATTTTACAAGGTGGGGCAGTGTACCAAGGGTTTCAAATGCAAGTTCTCGCATGATCTCAATATCCAAAGGAAGGGTGAGAAGATTGATATTTACAGTGATAAGCGTGATCAAG AAACAATGGAGGAATGGGATCAAGAGACACTGGAGAAGGTGGTGGAATCGAAGAAGATGGAGTATAACCAGAACAAACCAACTGATATT GTTTGCAAATACTTTTTGGAAGCAGTGGAAAAGAAACAGTACGGTTGGTTCTGGGTTTGCCCAAACGGTGGCAAAGACTGTCACTACAGACATGCTCTACCTCCAGgatatgttttaaaatctcaaatgaaGGCACTCCTAGAGGAAGAGACTGAGAAAATTacaattgaagaagagattgaaAATCAG CGTGCTAAAGTAACAGGCTCGACTCCAATGACCACTGAGCTGTTCTttgaatggaagaagaaaaagatggaagaAAGAGATGCTGGCTTGGCTGCACAACAAGCAGAGAGGGCTAAGAATGACCGCATGAG TGGTCGGGAGTTATTTCTTTCGGATGCTAGCTTGTTTGTGGATGATGCTGAGGCATATGAAAAATACCAAAGAGAAGAAGAACTCGAGGCTGCTGAACAAAAG GTCAAAGATAACTCAGCAGCAGGGCAACCAAGCACCTCAGCTAATGCCGTTGCTGATCCTGAAGAGGAcgctattgatgatgatgatgatgaactgGATATGGATGAGTTGAATGAGCTTGAAGCAAGTTTGTCAAGAACGTCTATTCAAATTCGTGAGCCAGGTGTTGAGGCATCATCttga